A stretch of Bradyrhizobium sp. AZCC 2262 DNA encodes these proteins:
- a CDS encoding NUDIX hydrolase, with amino-acid sequence MITKLVEPEDIERAVDQQKSRLRAAGLPESWATLGEVYADQYVRIVRDPVRFPSGTFGTYITIERGHASGGGVIAVPRLGETYVLIRHWRYATGKVHLEFPRGFIDRGEQPEQAIRRELKEEIGAGALSLTNVGVTYADTGLMNIPLQVYAVEIDNAKLVASDEPIDGLEFLTARELAAGIANRQLDDGLTLAALALEQAWRSAGGN; translated from the coding sequence ATGATTACCAAATTGGTCGAGCCGGAAGACATCGAACGGGCGGTCGACCAGCAAAAGTCGCGGCTGCGTGCGGCTGGTCTGCCCGAGAGCTGGGCGACGCTCGGTGAGGTCTACGCCGATCAATACGTCAGGATCGTCCGCGATCCCGTCCGCTTTCCCTCCGGAACGTTCGGTACCTACATCACGATCGAACGAGGGCACGCGAGCGGCGGTGGTGTGATCGCTGTGCCCAGGCTCGGGGAGACCTACGTCCTGATCCGGCACTGGCGATACGCTACGGGAAAAGTGCATCTCGAATTTCCGCGCGGCTTCATCGATCGCGGCGAGCAGCCGGAGCAGGCGATCCGGCGGGAGCTGAAAGAGGAAATCGGTGCGGGTGCGTTGTCGCTGACAAATGTCGGCGTCACCTATGCTGACACCGGTCTGATGAACATCCCCCTTCAGGTCTACGCCGTTGAGATCGACAACGCGAAACTCGTCGCCAGCGACGAGCCGATCGACGGATTGGAATTTCTGACGGCGCGAGAACTCGCTGCCGGGATTGCAAACCGTCAACTGGACGACGGCCTTACCTTGGCTGCCCTGGCGCTTGAGCAGGCCTGGCGGAGTGCGGGCGGCAACTGA